CGTGATGCTGAGCACATGGCTGGCGGGCATGGCGCTCGACCACTTCCGGGGCGCGGGCAGCGAGCCGCTGGGCTACACCGTGATCTTCAGCGTGGCGGTGGTCTTCGCGATCATCGCGGGCTGCGTGCTGACGCTGCAGCCCGAGCCGCCCATGCAGCGGCGCGCCGAGCAGCTGCGCGTGGGCAACCTGTTCAGCGCGCCGCTGCGCCACGCGCGCTTCCGCTCGTTCACGCTGGCCGCCACCGGCTGGGCGGTGGCCACCGGCGTGGCCTCGTCGTTCTTCAACGCCTACGGCCTGCAGAACCTGCATGTGTCATACCAGACCCTGGCGCTGTTCGGCATCGCCACCAGCGCGGTCAACCTGTTCACCCAGCCCTACATCGGCCAGCTGCAGGACAAGTTTGGCGACAAGACGGTGCTGATCATCTCGGTGCTGGGCACGGTGGCGCTGCCGTGGGGCTGGGTCTTCTCCACCCCCGACTTCCTGCTGCCGGTCTGGCTCACCTCGATCTTCTCGGGGGTGTTCTGGCCGGGCATCAACCAGGGGCTGATGAACCTGCTGATGGACCGCGCGCCCGCCGAGGGGCGGGGGGCCTACGTGGCGGCCTTCGGCGCGGTGAACGGCGCGGGCACCTTCGCGGCCTCGCTGCTGGGCGGCGTGCTGGCCACCGCGCTCAGCGGCACCGTGCTGCACCTGGGCGGGCTGGAGATCGGGCACTACGCGGTGCTGTTCGTGATCTCCAGCGTGGGGCGGCTGGCCATGGCCTGGGTGTTCAGCCGGGCGCTCTAGCCTGGCACAAGGGCGCTGCAAGGCGGCGCGCGGCCCTAGCGCGGAAGGGGACTGGCTTCCTATTGCCTAGCGGCGGTTTTCACGTACCCTATGGTACAATGATTGCACACAGCGAGCTAGATGGGGGAGAAGGCTATGGGAAGGCGACCGCAACCGGTGAACGAAATTTTTGGCGCGTGGCGCAGGCTGTTCCAGGGCCGCGCCCCCGAGCGGCTGCCCAAGGGCGCGCTGATCTACTCCCCAGATCAGCGGGCCGAGGATCTGCTGCTGCTGACCGACGGCGAGGTAGGGCTGTACCTGCAGGCCCCCGAGGGCCGGACGCTGATGGTGCGGGTGGTGCAGCCGGGCCAGATCTTCGGGCATATGGCCGTGGGCGAGCCGGGCAGCTACGACACCTTCGCCGAGGCCCAGTCGCCCGCCCGCGTGTACCGCGTGGGCCGCGAGCAGCTGGCCCAGCTGGTGCAGCAGGAGCCAGAGCTGGGGCTGGAGCTGCTGGATGACCTGGGCGAGCACCGCCTGGGCGTGAGCCGCATGCTCGACGAGGTGGCGTTCAAGTCGGTGCCGGCGCGGCTGGCCACGCTGCTGCTCGACCTGGCCAACCGCCACGGGGCGCACTCGCTGCAGTTCCCGCGCCAGTCGCACCGCCAGCTGGCCGAGATGGTGAACGCCTACCGCGAGACGGTGACGAAGGTGATCAACCAGTTCCGCGCCGACCACCTGCTGGAGATCGACCGCTCGACCATCCGCCTGCTGAACCTGCGGGTGCTGGAGGAGCTGGCCCACGGGGTGTAGCGGGTGCGGCGAAGCGGCAGGGACGGGCGCTGTGGCCCGTCCCTGCCGCTTTGTGTTGCTAGGGCCGCTTGGTGCGGCGCTCGCCGGGGCGCTCGGCGCGCCGCTCGCGGGTGCGGCGATCCAGCTCGCCAGGGCGCTCGCGGGTGCGGCGATCCAGCTCGCCGGGGCGCTCGGCGCGCCGCTCGCGGGTGCGGCGCTCTAGCTCGCCGCCGTAGCGCTCGCGCCCCTGGGCCGCCCGCCGCCCGCGCTCGACCATGATCTGCCAGGCGGTCTCCTGGTCCATGTCGGCGCGGATGAAGCGGTCGCTCATGCGGTTGGACTGGCGCTCGTTCAGGGCGGCCAGCCGCCGGTCGAAGGCCTCGTCCTCGGGCGAGCGCTGCGAGATCGAGTCCCAGTAGCGCCACAGCGCCACGATCACGGCGAGGATGACCAGCGCCACCCCGACAAATAAGATCACAAGCCCGCTTGGCATAGCTTCTCTCCCTCACGCATACAGTGCTGCCGCTATTATACAGGGCCTGGGCGCGCCGCGCGGGGCGGGCCAATCAGCGATGCTGGTGGTTTTGATGGGGTGGGGCAGCCACGCTTCTTCCCTTCGCATATGAAAGCGGCTCTGCTCGGCTGGTGGGTGGATGCCCTGCGCGGGCGGCGACTAGGGGCCAGCCCCTAGAAACCCCGCCTGGGGGTGTACCCCCTTCGAAACCTCCAATGTTCGGCGTTCCGATGCTCTCGGCTGGCTGCTGGTGTTCGTGCATATGGCCAGTTTGCGCGAGCGGCATCTTCGCCGCATGGGCCAGGTGGGTAGGGCTGGCTCCTCACCCATTTTCGCGCGCCTTGGTGGTGAAAACGGCGCTCTGGGCGGTGTTGACAGCGCCGGGACATGCTGCTATACTCGGTGCGAAGTTCAGAGCAGCAAAGACATTGAACGGGAAGAGTACGCGGTAGCGCACCAAGCAGAGAGTCGGCGGTCTGGTGAAAAGCCGACAAGAGTCGCTTCGCAGAATGGGCCCGCGAGTCGCAGCGCGAACCGCCGCACGGCGCAGTAGCACCTGCCGGAGACGCCACCGTTACCTGGGCGCAGGGTATTCGGCCCCATCCTATGGGCCACGTACCTGGTGAGTGCGCGAAGCCCGCGAGGGCGCGCGAACAAGGGTGGTATCGCGAGATGCTTTTTCGGCTCTCGTCCCTTTTTGGGACGGGGGCTTTTTGCTGTGCTGAAAGGTGAGCTATGGCTCAGATCAAGATCTACGGCCTGCGCGATCAGCTCGGCCCGCTGCGCGCCGCCATCTCGGACGCTATCCACGCCTGCGCGGTGGAGGCGCTGGGGCTGCCGGAGGAGAAGCGCTTCCACCGCTTCCTGCTGCTGGACGCCGAGGATTTCATCTACCCACCCGACCGCTCGGCGCGCTACACCATCATCGAGGTGAGCATGTTCGAGGGCCGCTCGGCCAACGTCAAGAAGCGCTTCATCCGCGCGCTGTTCGATCGGCTCTGGCGCGACTGCGCGCTGGCCCCGCAGGATGTGGAGATCACCATCACCGAGACGCCGCGCGAGAACTGGGGCATCCGCGGCCAGCCCGGCGATGAGCTTTCGCTCGGATACACCGTGACGCTCGTATAGCGGCGCACCCGCCGCACCAGATAAAGGAATAGCAACCATGGCTCAGAAACGGATATTGACCGGCGACCGCCCGACGGGCAAGCTGCACCTGGGGCACTACGTCGGCTCGCTAGTGAACCGCGTGAAGCTGCAGGACCAGTACGAGTGCTTCTTCATCATCGCCGACCTGCACACGCTCACCACCAAGCCCAGCAAGGAGGAGATCGCCCAGGTGAAAGAGCACATCCGCAGCCTGGTGCTCGACCACCTGTCGGTGGGCATCGACCCCGAGAAGGCCACGTTCTATGTGCAGTCGAGCGTGCGCGAGATCTACCAGATCAACCTGATCTTCGAGATGATGGTGACGGTGCCGCGGCTCTCGCGCATGCCCAGCCTGAAGGAGATGGCGCGCAACGCCCACATCGACGACGAGCAGATGCCCTTCGGGCTGCTGGGCTACCCCGTGCTGCAGGCCGCCGACATCCTGATGCCGCGCGCGCACCTGGTGCCGGTGGGCAAGGACAACGAGGCCCACGTGGAGATCGCCCGCGAGATCGCCCGCCGCTTCAACGGCCTGTACGGCGAGGTCTTCCCCGAGCCGGATGTGCTGGTGCCGGATGTGGGCACGCTGCCGGGCACCGATGGCCAGGGCAAGATGTCGAAGAGCGCGGGCAACGCGATCATGCTCTCGGATGACGCCAAGACCGTGGAGCAGAAGGTGCGCGGGATGTACACCGACCCCAACCGCATCCGCGCCGACATCCCCGGCAAGGTCGAGGGCAACCCAGTGTTCGTGTACCACGACATGTTCAACCCGAATATCGACGAGGTAAACGACCTGAAGGAGCGCTACCGCGCGGGCAAGGTGGGCGACGTGGAGGTGAAGCGCAAGCTGGCCGCCGCGATCAACGCCTTCCTCGACCCGTTCCGCGAGCGCCGCGCCGCCTACGAGGCCAAGCCCGGCCTGGTGGACGAGATCGTGGAGGGCGGCAACGCCAAGATGCGCGCCATCGCCGCCGAGACCGTGCGGATGATGGAGGACGCGATGGGCATGACCTACTACCGCTAGGCAGCCAGCCGCGCTCGCTCGGGCGGCCCGCCCGAGCGCGCCCGCCCGGCGCACCACCGCACACCGACGCAGCACCACGCCACGCGACCACAGGCAGACTGATCACACGCCAACCGGGAGCGCGCTCCCCCGACTCCCACAGCTGGAGCAACTTTTATGAAGATCAAGCCTACACTGGATGATGTCCGCGCCCTCCGCGAGCAGGGGAACCTCTGCCCGATCTACGGCGAGATCCTCGCCGATCTTGAGACCCCGGTCTCGGCCTTCCTGAAGGTGGCGCGGGGGCCATGGGCCTTTTTGCTCGAATCGGTCGAGGGCGGGCGCAACATCGGGCGCTACTCGTTCATCGGCACCGACCCCTACCTGACGCTGCGCTTCGACGGCGGTACGGCCCACGCCGTGCAGGGCGGCTACAAGCAGACCATGGCCTACACCGACCCGCTGACGGTGCTCGGCTCGTACCTGCGCGACTACCGCCCGGTGCGCCTGCCCGACCTGCCGCTGTTCCTGGGCGGCGCGGTGGGCTACTTCGGCTACGAGACGGTGGCCTGCTTCGAGCGGCTGCCCATCCCCCAGCCACGCGGCTACGAGATGCCGCTGGGCATGTGGCAGTTTGTCGACACGCTGCTGGCCTTCGACCACCTGACCCACAAGATCAATGTGATCACGCATGTGCACCTGGACGCCGACGACCTAGAGGCCGAGTACCAGCGCGCGGTGGCCAAGATCCAGGCGCTGGCCGAGCGCCTAGCGGCCCCGCTGGATGGCCAGAACCTGAAGATCCGCCCGCAGAGCGGCGAGACGCCGACCCCGCCGACATCCAACGTGCCCCAGCCCGAGTATGAGCGGCGGGTGCGCGCCGCCCAGGAGTACATCGCCGCTGGCGACATCTTCCAGGTGGTACCATCGCAGCGCTTCAGCCGCCCGATCAGCGTGGACGCCTTCACGATCTACCGCGCGCTGCGCACGATCAACCCCTCGCCCTATATGTTCTACATCCGCACCCCCGAGGGCGAGCTGGTGGGCGCGTCGCCCGAACTGCTGGTGCGCGTCGAGGAGGGGCTGGTCTCCACCCACCCGATCGCAGGCACCAGGCCGCGCGGCAAAGATGAGGACGAGGACCGCGCCCTGGCCGAGGAGCTGATCGCCGACGAGAAGGAGCGCGCCGAGCACCTGATGCTGGTGGATCTGGGCCGCAACGACATCGGGCGCGTCTCGGCCCCCGGCACGGTGCGCGTGCCCGACTTTATGTTCGTGGAGAAGTTCAGCCACGTGATGCACTTGGTGAGCCACGTGACCGGCAGGCTGCGCGACGACATGAGCGCCCTGGATGCGCTGCGGGCCACCTTCCCCGCCGGGACAGTGAGCGGCGCGCCCAAGATCCGCGCGATGGAGATCATCGCCGAGCTGGAGGGCACGCAGCGCGGGGTCTACTCGGGCGCGGTGGGCCATGTGGGCTTCAACGGCGACCTGGACACCTGCATCGCGCTGCGGACTATGGTGGTGAAGGATGGCGTGGCCTACGTGCAGGCGGGCGGCGGCGTGGTGGCCGATAGCAACCCCACCGCCGAGTACCAGGAGAGCTGCAACAAGGCGGCGGCGCTGCTGCGCGCCATCGAGCTGGCCGAGTCGCTGGGGCGCTAGGGCCGCGCGTCCTCGCAGGTGATCGCATCCTCGCCGCCGCCGCCCAGGCAGACATCATCGCCCAGGCCGCCGTCGATGCTGTCGGCCCCGCCGCCGCCGAGAATGCAGTCGTCGCCGCCGCCGCCGTCGATTATGTCGATGCCAGCGCTGCCGAGGATGAGGTCGCTGCCCGGCGTGCCGGTGATCGTGCCATCGCCCGCCACCAGCGAGGTGAGGCCGAGCGCGGCGCACTGCGGCGGGCGCAGGCTGCTGGCCGTGACCGCGCGGCTGTCCATGTCCAGCCCCGAGCTGGGCACGGTCAGCGAGGCGGCCTGGGCCGAGGCCAGCCCCAGCAGCACCAGCGCGGCAACAAAGCAGAGCAGAGTGGAGAGCGGGCGTGGCATAGGTATCACCTCAGCTGCGCGAGTGCGCGGGTGCGGGCGGCATCCCACGCGCTGGCAAAGCGCCGATCGGTCTCGCGCTGGCGGTAGGCGGCCACCAGGCTCACCCCGGCGGCGCGGCTGGCCTCGGATGCCAGGCCGCTCTGCTCAAGGGTGGAGAGGAACACATCCTGCCAGGATGGAAACACCACGGCGGCTGGCTCTGCCGCGACCGGCTGGGAAAACGTGGGCGGGGCCGGGTCGTCGGCAAGGTAGACGTAGGTCTGCTCGCCGACGATCGTGAAGTAGCGGTGCTGCCCTGGGCCCTGCTCGTGCAGCAGCGGCGCGCCGGAGCGCTCGGCCAGCCGGGCCAGCGCCTCGATGCTGCCCAGCTCGATGGCCTGGGCGAGCGAGCGGGCGGGGGCGGCCACATCGCAGATCTGGCCGCCGTAGCGCAGCCGGATCTGCGCGGCGGGGTCGCCCCGCAGCCGCCGCAGCAGCGGGCCAGCCAGCGCCGCCAGCGCCCCGCCCGAGATCAGCAGGCCCAGCGCGGCCAGCCAGCGGGCGGGCACCACGCCCAGCGGCACCCCGGGGAAGATCTGCTCGTTGCCGATGGATGTGCGGGTGAGCGCACCCGCCTTGGCCGGGGCCAGCGCGTCGCGCTCGGGGTCGCGCACCATGCGCAGCTGGTACTCGTCGCTCTGGAAGGTGAGCGCAGGCGCGAAGCTCTCGTGGAGGGGCTGCCCGCCCAGCGCACCGTCGACCGTGACGGTGGGGCGGATGCGCAGGGTGTACTCGCGCTTGGGCAGCTCGGCCTGGCGCTCCAGCTCGGCGACCATGGCCTTGACCGAGGCCAGATCAACCTGGCCGCGCAACTCGACCGCGCCGCCAGCGAACGAGCGCGCCGGGCTGAGCGCGAGGGTGCGGTGCCAGCCATCGGCGCTGCCAAGCTCGGCATCTAGGCGGGCCGTCCCACGGATGTCGGCGGGGGCGTCGGACGTGAGCGTGTAGGCGAAGGCCACATCCAGCGTATCGGAGAGCTTCCAGAACACCGGCTCGCCGGTGGCGGCCGCACCGCCATCGTAGATGCCGGGGGGCGCGGCGGCGGTGTAGCTGAAGCGCCCGGCCTGCTGGTAGGGCAGCTCGACGCTGGTGGCCCGCTGGGCCGGGCGCACCAGCGCCGCCACGCCCAGCGCCAGCGAGAGCAGAAGGCCAGCCGCCGTCACCACCAGCCCAGCCTGCGCGGGGATGCGGGCGGCGGCGGGGGTGGGCCGCGCCCGGCCCGGCCTGCGGGTGCTGTGGATCTGTACCATAAGAAGCCCCATACCAAATGCTAGCGCCGCCGCGACCGCCGGGGTGCGCAGCCAGATCAGCGGGCTGCCCAGCGCCGGAACCCAGAGCACGGCGCGGCCTATCAGATCGGAGGTGTGTGGCCGATACGGATCGATAAAGGTGTTGTGGTCGCCCTGGAACACCCAGAGCGCGCCATCCCTGCCGATCGCGCGGTGGATGACCGGGCCGATCTCGGGGTGGCGGTAGGCCAGCACCTGGCCCACTTGGTACTGCGGCTCGGCCCGCAGCAGCACTAGGTCGCCACGGTGGTACAGCGGCTCCATGCTGTTGCCGTTCACCACCAGCCACGACACCTGCCCGCCCAGCTGGGTCGGCGCAAGCAGCAGCCAGGCGGCGGCCAGCAGCGCCAGCGTGATCAGGCTAGAGCGGAGCGAGCGTGGCAGCAGGGTGGCCATGGCGACACCAGTGCGGCGGTACGGGCATTCCCGCACCGCCGCGATAGAGAGCGGAGGCTACTGGGCCGCGACCACGCGCAGCGAGTCGACCGAGAGCGCCGTAACATTGGCCGAGCTGAGGTCGAGCGACCAGGCCGTGCCGCTGCCGTGGGTGGCGGTGTACCAGGTGCCACCGGCGATCACCTGAACTTTCACCGTGGTCGGCTGCGAGTTCGTTCCAGCCGGGGTGATCGTGAAGTCCACCGTATCGATCAGCGAGGGGTCGGTGGCATTCAGCACATAGGTGATGCCGCCCACAGTGTAGCCGCTGATCGCGCCCGCGCCATCGCCAGCGCCGCTGGTGGGCACCGTGTTGCTGGCCGCGAAGCCGTAGGCCGTACCTGCGAGGATAAGCGCAAACAGCGCACCGAGCACCCAGCGGATGTTGAGGAAGGATGAGACGTTCATGGTGGGATATCCTCTTTGCGAAAAGTTGTTACGAGATCCGGCGATCTCATAGCGATAACTCTAGTCCTACGCCAAACGATAGTACAACAAGGCATTAGTCCACACCGCGCACGCCCAACGGGCTAGGTGCAGGAAGACGAAAGGTGAGCAAAGGTACTAGCCTGTCGCCCGTATCCACCCACGGCGCGATATCGTAGATGACAGAACGGAAACAGAATCTGCTGGGCAATACACAGGCCGCACCTACAAGCCGCGCGGCAAAGGAGAAAACCATGATTCTACTGCTCGACAACTATGACAGCTTCACCTACAACCTGTACCAGTACCTCTGCGAGCTTGGGGCCGAGGTGGTGGTCAAGCGCAACGACGAGCTGACTGTGGCCGAGGTGGCCGCGCTGCAGCCCGAGAAGATCGTGATCTCGCCCGGCCCGTGCACGCCCACCGAGGCCGGGATCAGCGTGCCGATCATCCGCGAGCTGGGCGACCAGTTCCCCATCCTGGGCGTGTGCCTGGGCCACCAGTCGATCGGCCAGGCCTACGGCGGCGCGGTGGTGCGCGCCCCCCACGTGATGCACGGCAAGATCTCGCAGATCCACAACGAGGGCAAGGGCATCTTCGCCGGGCTGCCCAAGGCCTTCCCCGCCACCCGCTACCACTCGCTGATCGTGCGCCGCGACGATCTGCCCGACTGCCTAGAGATCACCGCCTGGACCGAGGATGGCCTGATCATGGGCCTGCGCCACCGCGACCTGCCGGTGGAGGGCCTGCAGTTCCACCCCGAGTCGATCATGACCGAGGCCGGCAAGCAGCTGCTGTCCAACTTCCTCGCGCAGAACAGCCACGCCGCCAAGGCGTAGGCCCGCGCCCCTGAAACGACCGGAGTTTCCCTATGCCCATCCGCGACTCTATCATCGCCGTCGCACGCGGCACCCACCTGACCCAAGAGCAGGCCGCCGACGTTATGGAAGAGATCATGACCGGCGTGGCCACGCCCGCCCAGGTGGCCGCGTTCCTCACCGCGCTGCACCTGAAGGGCGAGACCGAGGCCGAGATCGCAGGCATGGCCGAGGTGATGCGGGCCAAGGCCGTGCCCGTCGCCTTCGACGGCCCTGTGCTCGACACATGCGGCACCGGCGGCGACTCGTCGGGCACCTTCAACATCTCCACCACGGCCTCGTTCATCGCCGCCGGGGCGGGGGCCACGGTGGCCAAGCACGGCAACCGCGCCATGTCTAGCACGTGCGGCTCCGCCGATGTGCTGGAGGGCCTGGGCGTGAACATCGAGCTGGACGCCGACGGGGTGGCGCGCTGCCTGCGCCAGGCCGGGATCGGCTTCATGTTCGCCCAGAAGTTCCACCCGGCCATGCGCTACGTCGGCCCAGTGCGGCGCGAGATCGGCATCCGCACCGTGTTCAACGTGCTGGGGCCGCTGACAAACCCAGCCCGCGCCCGCCACCAGGTGCTGGGCGTGGCCAGCGTGGCCCTGGCCGAGAAGCTGGCCCACGCCCTGGCGCGGCTGGGCAGCGCCCACGCCCTAGTGATCCACGGCAACGGCGGGCTGGATGAGCTGGCCCTGACCGGC
This portion of the Chloroflexia bacterium SDU3-3 genome encodes:
- a CDS encoding MFS transporter, with protein sequence MRFPARPRPARPRPPAPPSPAERPPLSPAEVRRGLRCSTIEGALANVHISITTGAFVTGFALLLGARDFELGVMGALPFLGQLFQFIGAYLEERWGTRKQMVLYSALVSRCLWAIIAALPFMRWLGAGQLLAFLVVLGASQAVMGISSNAWTSWMSDLVPPRERGRYFGVRNTVAAVSVMLSTWLAGMALDHFRGAGSEPLGYTVIFSVAVVFAIIAGCVLTLQPEPPMQRRAEQLRVGNLFSAPLRHARFRSFTLAATGWAVATGVASSFFNAYGLQNLHVSYQTLALFGIATSAVNLFTQPYIGQLQDKFGDKTVLIISVLGTVALPWGWVFSTPDFLLPVWLTSIFSGVFWPGINQGLMNLLMDRAPAEGRGAYVAAFGAVNGAGTFAASLLGGVLATALSGTVLHLGGLEIGHYAVLFVISSVGRLAMAWVFSRAL
- a CDS encoding Crp/Fnr family transcriptional regulator, with protein sequence MGRRPQPVNEIFGAWRRLFQGRAPERLPKGALIYSPDQRAEDLLLLTDGEVGLYLQAPEGRTLMVRVVQPGQIFGHMAVGEPGSYDTFAEAQSPARVYRVGREQLAQLVQQEPELGLELLDDLGEHRLGVSRMLDEVAFKSVPARLATLLLDLANRHGAHSLQFPRQSHRQLAEMVNAYRETVTKVINQFRADHLLEIDRSTIRLLNLRVLEELAHGV
- a CDS encoding tautomerase family protein, encoding MAQIKIYGLRDQLGPLRAAISDAIHACAVEALGLPEEKRFHRFLLLDAEDFIYPPDRSARYTIIEVSMFEGRSANVKKRFIRALFDRLWRDCALAPQDVEITITETPRENWGIRGQPGDELSLGYTVTLV
- the trpS gene encoding tryptophan--tRNA ligase, coding for MAQKRILTGDRPTGKLHLGHYVGSLVNRVKLQDQYECFFIIADLHTLTTKPSKEEIAQVKEHIRSLVLDHLSVGIDPEKATFYVQSSVREIYQINLIFEMMVTVPRLSRMPSLKEMARNAHIDDEQMPFGLLGYPVLQAADILMPRAHLVPVGKDNEAHVEIAREIARRFNGLYGEVFPEPDVLVPDVGTLPGTDGQGKMSKSAGNAIMLSDDAKTVEQKVRGMYTDPNRIRADIPGKVEGNPVFVYHDMFNPNIDEVNDLKERYRAGKVGDVEVKRKLAAAINAFLDPFRERRAAYEAKPGLVDEIVEGGNAKMRAIAAETVRMMEDAMGMTYYR
- the trpE gene encoding anthranilate synthase component I → MKIKPTLDDVRALREQGNLCPIYGEILADLETPVSAFLKVARGPWAFLLESVEGGRNIGRYSFIGTDPYLTLRFDGGTAHAVQGGYKQTMAYTDPLTVLGSYLRDYRPVRLPDLPLFLGGAVGYFGYETVACFERLPIPQPRGYEMPLGMWQFVDTLLAFDHLTHKINVITHVHLDADDLEAEYQRAVAKIQALAERLAAPLDGQNLKIRPQSGETPTPPTSNVPQPEYERRVRAAQEYIAAGDIFQVVPSQRFSRPISVDAFTIYRALRTINPSPYMFYIRTPEGELVGASPELLVRVEEGLVSTHPIAGTRPRGKDEDEDRALAEELIADEKERAEHLMLVDLGRNDIGRVSAPGTVRVPDFMFVEKFSHVMHLVSHVTGRLRDDMSALDALRATFPAGTVSGAPKIRAMEIIAELEGTQRGVYSGAVGHVGFNGDLDTCIALRTMVVKDGVAYVQAGGGVVADSNPTAEYQESCNKAAALLRAIELAESLGR
- a CDS encoding signal peptidase I is translated as MATLLPRSLRSSLITLALLAAAWLLLAPTQLGGQVSWLVVNGNSMEPLYHRGDLVLLRAEPQYQVGQVLAYRHPEIGPVIHRAIGRDGALWVFQGDHNTFIDPYRPHTSDLIGRAVLWVPALGSPLIWLRTPAVAAALAFGMGLLMVQIHSTRRPGRARPTPAAARIPAQAGLVVTAAGLLLSLALGVAALVRPAQRATSVELPYQQAGRFSYTAAAPPGIYDGGAAATGEPVFWKLSDTLDVAFAYTLTSDAPADIRGTARLDAELGSADGWHRTLALSPARSFAGGAVELRGQVDLASVKAMVAELERQAELPKREYTLRIRPTVTVDGALGGQPLHESFAPALTFQSDEYQLRMVRDPERDALAPAKAGALTRTSIGNEQIFPGVPLGVVPARWLAALGLLISGGALAALAGPLLRRLRGDPAAQIRLRYGGQICDVAAPARSLAQAIELGSIEALARLAERSGAPLLHEQGPGQHRYFTIVGEQTYVYLADDPAPPTFSQPVAAEPAAVVFPSWQDVFLSTLEQSGLASEASRAAGVSLVAAYRQRETDRRFASAWDAARTRALAQLR
- a CDS encoding aminodeoxychorismate/anthranilate synthase component II, whose translation is MILLLDNYDSFTYNLYQYLCELGAEVVVKRNDELTVAEVAALQPEKIVISPGPCTPTEAGISVPIIRELGDQFPILGVCLGHQSIGQAYGGAVVRAPHVMHGKISQIHNEGKGIFAGLPKAFPATRYHSLIVRRDDLPDCLEITAWTEDGLIMGLRHRDLPVEGLQFHPESIMTEAGKQLLSNFLAQNSHAAKA
- the trpD gene encoding anthranilate phosphoribosyltransferase; this translates as MPIRDSIIAVARGTHLTQEQAADVMEEIMTGVATPAQVAAFLTALHLKGETEAEIAGMAEVMRAKAVPVAFDGPVLDTCGTGGDSSGTFNISTTASFIAAGAGATVAKHGNRAMSSTCGSADVLEGLGVNIELDADGVARCLRQAGIGFMFAQKFHPAMRYVGPVRREIGIRTVFNVLGPLTNPARARHQVLGVASVALAEKLAHALARLGSAHALVIHGNGGLDELALTGPNLIYEVRNGQVSQWEPLAPTDLGLQAAPREAVLGGSVAENVALVRGILSGEVRGPKRDIVLLNAAAAIYAADLAASLPEALALATASVDGGRAHERLERMLAASAQG